The Peribacillus simplex genome contains a region encoding:
- a CDS encoding NAD(P)-binding protein, whose amino-acid sequence MYPITLNIEKRKCVIIGGGKIGFFKAGPLLEAGAEVTVVSPEICKGFQMLEKEGKIRVLLKEVEETDYKDAFLIIVATNSTEVNERVYENASQSQLVNVISDHELGNFHIPATLKRGMLSISVSTNGASPTLAKKIRNDLGKVYDESYEEYLEFLFEARMIIKNGSFTKEEKSKLLKDSIEDVYKYSLKERYRFLARLLPVEAEENISLG is encoded by the coding sequence ATGTATCCAATTACGCTTAACATTGAGAAAAGAAAGTGTGTCATCATCGGCGGTGGTAAAATAGGTTTCTTTAAAGCGGGTCCATTATTGGAAGCTGGTGCTGAAGTGACAGTCGTAAGCCCCGAGATATGCAAAGGTTTTCAAATGTTGGAGAAAGAAGGTAAGATTCGAGTCTTACTTAAAGAAGTGGAAGAAACAGACTATAAAGATGCGTTTTTAATCATTGTTGCAACAAACTCTACTGAAGTTAATGAACGAGTTTACGAGAATGCATCCCAAAGTCAGTTGGTGAACGTAATCAGTGATCATGAGCTGGGTAATTTTCATATACCGGCGACATTGAAGAGAGGTATGCTTTCCATAAGCGTTTCTACCAATGGAGCAAGTCCAACGCTCGCAAAAAAAATTCGGAATGACTTAGGTAAAGTATATGATGAATCATATGAAGAATATCTTGAATTTCTTTTTGAAGCAAGGATGATAATTAAGAATGGTTCATTTACAAAAGAGGAAAAATCCAAGTTATTAAAAGATTCAATAGAGGATGTTTATAAATATTCCCTAAAAGAAAGATATCGGTTTTTAGCTAGGCTTTTACCAGTAGAGGCTGAAGAAAATATATCATTGGGCTGA
- a CDS encoding sulfite exporter TauE/SafE family protein gives MKKLIVLAFIGFLAQLIDGSLGMGYGVSSTSLLLTFGIAPAVASASVHLSEVVTTAVSGASHIKFGNVDRNMVYRLIIPGSVGAFVGACFLSNLPAELAKPYIAIFLFGLGVYVLFRFLFIFKPSKENEIVKPLTAKQSIPLGLFAGFCDATGGGGWGPIATPVLLSKKGMTARKAVGTVDTSEFAIAFFGSLGFIISLGWEAVNWLWVVALIMGGVVAAPIAAWLVRMLPAQLMGVLVGGFIILINVRTLLATWIPIEAHIYIYTGIVIIWLSGILLTINKMSNARKHDHIEQRQNVS, from the coding sequence ATGAAAAAGTTAATCGTTTTAGCCTTTATCGGGTTTTTAGCCCAATTAATCGATGGTTCGCTTGGAATGGGGTATGGAGTGAGTTCCACTTCCTTATTGTTGACATTCGGGATTGCCCCTGCAGTAGCATCCGCATCCGTTCATTTATCGGAAGTAGTGACCACAGCAGTATCAGGAGCTTCGCATATAAAGTTTGGGAACGTGGATAGAAATATGGTCTATCGTTTGATCATTCCAGGTTCTGTTGGTGCATTTGTAGGTGCATGTTTCCTGAGCAACCTGCCTGCCGAATTAGCAAAACCGTATATTGCCATATTTTTATTTGGCCTTGGTGTATACGTTTTATTCCGCTTTTTATTTATTTTTAAACCATCGAAGGAAAATGAAATCGTAAAGCCATTGACCGCAAAACAATCCATTCCGCTAGGCCTTTTTGCAGGCTTTTGTGATGCAACGGGCGGAGGCGGATGGGGGCCGATTGCAACGCCCGTTTTATTGTCAAAAAAAGGCATGACGGCGAGAAAAGCCGTAGGGACTGTGGATACGAGTGAATTTGCAATTGCTTTCTTCGGAAGTCTTGGTTTTATCATTTCGCTTGGATGGGAAGCTGTCAATTGGCTTTGGGTCGTAGCGTTGATAATGGGTGGAGTGGTTGCCGCACCGATTGCAGCCTGGCTCGTCAGGATGCTACCTGCTCAATTAATGGGTGTTTTAGTGGGTGGTTTCATTATCTTAATCAATGTAAGAACATTATTAGCTACATGGATTCCGATTGAAGCCCATATATATATCTATACAGGCATCGTGATTATATGGCTTTCTGGAATACTTCTTACCATCAATAAGATGTCCAATGCAAGAAAACATGATCATATCGAACAACGGCAGAATGTTTCCTGA